A single region of the Micropterus dolomieu isolate WLL.071019.BEF.003 ecotype Adirondacks linkage group LG18, ASM2129224v1, whole genome shotgun sequence genome encodes:
- the wnt4 gene encoding protein Wnt-4a translates to MPGEYVLRCILMLCCALLSANASNWLYLAKLSSVGSIRDEDTCERLQGLIQRQVQICKRSVEVMDAVRHGAQLAIDECQFQFRTRRWNCSTLETMPVFGKVVTQGTREAAFVYAISAASVAFAVTRACSSGELEKCGCDHNVHGVSPEGFQWSGCSDNIAYGVAFSQSFVDVRERSKGQSSSRALMNLHNNEAGRKAILSHMRVECKCHGVSGSCEVKTCWKAMPPFRKVGNIIKEKFDGATEVEQRKVGTTKVLVPRNSQFKPHTEEDLVYLDPSPDFCDYDPRSPGMLGTVGRQCNRTSKAIDGCELMCCGRGFQTQEVELVDRCSCKFHWCCYVKCKQCRKMVEMHTCR, encoded by the exons gTACCTGGCCAAGCTGTCATCAGTTGGAAGCATCAGAGATGAGGACACATGCGAGAGGTTACAAGGCCTCATCCAGAGACAG GTTCAGATTTGTAAGCGTAGTGTGGAGGTGATGGATGCAGTGCGTCATGGAGCCCAGCTGGCTATAGATGAGTGTCAGTTCCAGTTTCGCACTCGTCGATGGAACTGCTCCACTTTGGAGACCATGCCTGTGTTTGGCAAAGTGGTCACCCAGG GCACCCGTGAGGCAGCCTTTGTGTATGCCATCTCAGCAGCCAGTGTGGCGTTTGCGGTCACAAGGGCCTGCAGCAGCGGAGAGCTGGAAAAATGCGGCTGTGACCACAATGTACATGGAGTCAGTCCAGAGG GGTTCCAATGGTCGGGCTGCAGTGATAACATTGCATATGGGGTGGCCTTTTCTCAGTCCTTTGTGGACGTGAGAGAAAGGAGTAAAGGCCAGTCATCCAGTCGGGCTCTCATGAACCTGCACAACAACGAGGCTGGCCGGAAG GCCATCCTATCTCACATGCGTGTGGAGTGCAAATGTCACGGTGTGTCAGGCTCCTGTGAGGTAAAAACCTGCTGGAAAGCCATGCCGCCCTTCCGCAAGGTTGGCAACATCATCAAGGAGAAGTTTGACGGTGCCACAGAGGTGGAGCAGCGCAAGGTGGGCACCACCAAAGTCCTAGTGCCTCGAAACTCCCAGTTTAAACCTCACACAGAAGAAGATCTGGTCTACCTGGACCCCAGTCCAGATTTCTGCGACTATGACCCACGCTCCCCGGGTATGCTGGGCACAGTAGGCCGCCAGTGTAACAGAACCTCAAAGGCCATTGACGGCTGCGAGCTGATGTGCTGTGGCCGTGGCTTCCAGACACAGGAGGTGGAGTTGGTGGACAGATGCAGCTGTAAGTTCCACTGGTGCTGTTATGTCAAATGCAAACAGTGCCGCAAAATGGTGGAGATGCACACGTGCCGGTGA